A window of the Cicer arietinum cultivar CDC Frontier isolate Library 1 chromosome 6, Cicar.CDCFrontier_v2.0, whole genome shotgun sequence genome harbors these coding sequences:
- the LOC101495682 gene encoding uncharacterized protein, whose product MLLRSSISKYKKFFQKTLNKFKSLFSPNYQKLPKTKVRVIDNNRSYNNELEKFYKDFTEKCDSEKGKSRKRNKKKIVLPSSSEKQEEKIHNLVGLKNEMEKREEIEEDQRNKRRLIHQKGKKQDSSSMLKCKSMMEKKLKELEMMEMSNVDYILDIEEVLHYYSRLTSPAYLEIVDKFFMEMYSEFFGSRS is encoded by the coding sequence ATGCTACTAAGAAGTTCAATTTCCAAATACAAGAAATTCTTCCAAAAAACTCTAAACAAATTCAAGTCATTATTCTCTCCAAATTACCAAAAGCTACCAAAAACCAAAGTTAGAGTAATTGACAATAACCGAAGTTATAATAATGAATTGGAAAAGTTCTACAAGGACTTCACTGAGAAATGTGATTCAGAAAAAGGAAAatcaagaaaaagaaacaaGAAGAAAATTGTGCTACCATCATCATCAGAAAAACAAGAAGAGAAGATACATAACTTGGTTGGTTTGAAGAATGAGATGGAGAAAAGAGAGGAAATTGAGGAGGATCAAAGGAATAAGAGGAGATTAATTCATCAAAAGGGTAAGAAACAAGATTCATCATCAATGTTGAAATGTAAGAGTATGATGGAAAAGAAGCTTAAAGAATTGGAGATGATGGAAATGAGTAATGTGGATTATATACTAGACATTGAAGAGGTTCTTCATTACTATTCTAGACTCACTTCTCCTGCATATCTTGAAATTGTAGATAAATTCTTCATGGAAATGTACTCTGAGTTTTTTGGTTCT